The Martelella sp. AD-3 genome includes a region encoding these proteins:
- a CDS encoding DeoR/GlpR family DNA-binding transcription regulator: MSQTFRLDDLMQMARTEGRIVAEDAAKRMGVTVQTIRRDLLKLSEAGKLTRVHGGAVLASGTSNIGYADRRELNTAEKEAIAAACAAEIPDNAAIFMNIGTTTEAVARALIGHRGILVVTNNINVANTLVANPECEIVVAGGQLRRTDGGLVGTLANRIVEQFKFDLAIIGCSALDADGDLLDFDMLEVGVSQTAIARARKTFLVADHTKFARSAPARIASLADIDTFFTDRPPEAGLTARCKAWNTQIVVAG, encoded by the coding sequence ATGTCGCAAACTTTCCGCCTCGATGACCTGATGCAGATGGCCCGCACGGAAGGCCGGATTGTGGCCGAGGACGCTGCAAAGCGCATGGGCGTGACGGTACAGACGATAAGGCGCGACCTGCTGAAACTCTCTGAAGCCGGCAAGCTTACCCGCGTCCACGGCGGCGCCGTGCTGGCGTCGGGCACAAGCAATATCGGCTATGCCGACCGGCGCGAACTCAACACGGCGGAGAAAGAGGCGATCGCTGCCGCCTGCGCCGCGGAAATCCCCGACAATGCCGCGATTTTCATGAATATCGGCACGACCACGGAAGCCGTCGCACGCGCCCTTATTGGCCATCGCGGCATTCTTGTGGTCACCAACAACATCAATGTCGCCAACACGCTTGTCGCCAATCCGGAGTGCGAGATCGTGGTGGCCGGCGGGCAGCTTCGGCGAACCGATGGCGGTCTGGTGGGCACGCTTGCCAACCGCATCGTCGAGCAGTTCAAGTTCGATCTCGCCATCATCGGCTGTTCGGCGCTGGACGCTGACGGCGACCTTCTCGACTTCGACATGCTGGAGGTCGGCGTCAGCCAGACGGCGATCGCGCGGGCGCGCAAGACATTCCTTGTTGCCGACCACACGAAATTCGCCCGTTCGGCCCCCGCCCGGATCGCCTCGCTCGCCGATATCGACACCTTCTTCACCGATCGTCCGCCTGAAGCCGGACTGACCGCCCGCTGCAAGGCGTGGAACACACAGATCGTGGTTGCCGGCTGA
- a CDS encoding extracellular solute-binding protein, whose product MTTLKGLTWNHPRGFAPLEAAARAWRAQTGTCIEWDTDSLQDFSTVSVAALTRDYDLLVIDHTQLGHLTRDRCLLPLQIEGRESARREIEAGAIGQTWRAYHFRGQQWAFPIDASVEVMAFRPDRLSRPPADWQALVDLAEDGKILLPLGSPHAVMVFFTIAAGLGTPCRAEEEGPLIDEDEGIAVYEHLAELASLVPEDNLAADPVAVLERLSGGDTDAVAAPFIAGYRNYATEGFRANRLAFADVPSIRGDGVAASALGGTGIAVSSACGHPEEAIDFCHWIASGPVQSSLYADAGGQPAHAAAWNDERVNAASGNFYRDTRGALERAFCRPRHGGYVRFQQEASDVIIEALRTEAPAIAVIGRLNKLFEDSFVAAPAAAV is encoded by the coding sequence ATGACGACACTGAAAGGTCTGACATGGAACCATCCGCGCGGTTTTGCGCCGCTGGAGGCCGCTGCCCGAGCGTGGCGGGCGCAAACCGGCACATGCATCGAGTGGGATACGGACAGCCTGCAGGATTTCAGCACTGTTTCCGTCGCGGCGCTGACGCGGGACTACGACCTCCTCGTCATCGACCACACGCAACTGGGCCATCTGACCCGCGACAGATGCCTGCTGCCGCTGCAAATTGAAGGCCGGGAAAGCGCGCGCCGGGAAATCGAGGCCGGCGCCATCGGCCAGACCTGGCGCGCCTACCATTTCCGGGGGCAGCAATGGGCCTTTCCGATCGATGCCTCGGTCGAAGTCATGGCCTTTCGTCCCGACCGGCTCAGCCGGCCACCGGCCGACTGGCAGGCGCTCGTGGATCTTGCCGAAGACGGCAAGATCCTGCTGCCGCTGGGGTCGCCGCATGCGGTGATGGTGTTCTTCACCATCGCAGCCGGCCTCGGCACACCCTGCCGGGCGGAAGAGGAAGGGCCGCTGATCGACGAGGATGAGGGCATCGCCGTTTACGAGCACCTTGCGGAACTGGCAAGCCTCGTGCCGGAGGACAATCTGGCGGCCGACCCCGTCGCCGTTCTGGAAAGGCTCTCGGGAGGCGACACGGATGCGGTCGCGGCTCCCTTCATCGCCGGCTACCGGAACTACGCGACCGAGGGTTTTCGCGCCAACCGGCTTGCCTTCGCCGACGTTCCCTCGATCCGGGGCGACGGCGTCGCCGCCTCGGCGCTCGGGGGAACCGGCATCGCCGTATCATCCGCTTGCGGTCATCCGGAAGAGGCGATCGACTTCTGCCACTGGATCGCAAGCGGTCCGGTCCAGTCCTCTCTCTACGCCGACGCCGGCGGCCAGCCCGCCCACGCCGCCGCCTGGAACGACGAGAGGGTGAATGCGGCCTCCGGCAATTTCTACCGCGACACGCGCGGCGCGCTCGAACGCGCCTTCTGCCGCCCGCGCCACGGCGGCTACGTCCGCTTCCAGCAGGAGGCCTCCGACGTCATCATCGAGGCGCTGCGCACCGAAGCGCCTGCGATCGCCGTCATCGGCCGCCTCAACAAGCTCTTCGAGGACAGTTTCGTAGCTGCGCCAGCGGCCGCAGTCTAG
- a CDS encoding LacI family DNA-binding transcriptional regulator yields MRPTVHDIAAEAGVSLATVDRVMNARPGVREKTKVKVEQAIEKLGYVRDVAAANLAKGRTYPFTFILPCNENAFMGELRDAVLQANERGRIERTQITIVDVPAFDAEALAEALVATGESNPAGIAVVAIQADPVREAVRKLTDRGIPVVTLVSDLEDSTRDHYAGVDNPAAGRTAATLLGRFLSRQKGTIGVLAGSLSVRDHQNRFSGFSEIMAAHFPELSILPPMEGRDDSALARKLVCEAVEAHPDMIGLYSLGAGNRGLIAALEEARTKGRELVTIAHELSAHSREALETGLFDVVLNQDAGHEVRSAIRVLKAKADGLEVIAAQERIRIDIFIKDNLP; encoded by the coding sequence ATGCGCCCCACCGTACATGATATCGCTGCAGAGGCAGGTGTGAGCCTTGCGACCGTTGACCGCGTGATGAACGCACGTCCGGGCGTCAGGGAAAAGACCAAGGTCAAGGTGGAGCAGGCGATCGAAAAGCTCGGTTATGTGCGCGATGTCGCGGCCGCCAATCTTGCCAAGGGACGGACATACCCCTTCACCTTCATTCTGCCCTGCAACGAAAACGCCTTCATGGGCGAGTTGCGCGACGCCGTGCTGCAGGCCAATGAGCGCGGCCGCATCGAGCGCACGCAGATCACCATTGTCGACGTGCCCGCCTTCGACGCCGAGGCGCTCGCAGAGGCCCTTGTAGCAACCGGCGAGAGCAATCCGGCCGGCATCGCCGTCGTCGCCATCCAGGCCGATCCGGTGCGCGAGGCCGTGCGCAAGCTGACCGACCGCGGCATTCCCGTAGTCACCCTCGTTTCCGATCTGGAAGACAGTACCCGCGATCATTACGCCGGCGTCGACAACCCCGCCGCCGGTCGTACCGCAGCCACCCTGCTGGGGCGCTTTCTTTCCAGGCAGAAGGGGACGATCGGCGTGCTTGCCGGCTCGCTCTCCGTGCGGGACCACCAGAACCGCTTTTCGGGTTTTTCCGAGATCATGGCGGCGCATTTTCCGGAGCTTTCCATTCTGCCGCCAATGGAGGGACGGGATGATTCGGCGCTCGCCCGCAAACTGGTTTGCGAAGCGGTCGAGGCCCATCCGGACATGATCGGCCTCTACAGCCTCGGCGCCGGCAATCGCGGCCTGATCGCGGCGCTGGAAGAGGCCCGGACAAAAGGCCGCGAACTCGTCACCATCGCCCACGAGCTCTCCGCCCATTCGCGCGAGGCGCTCGAAACCGGCCTCTTCGACGTCGTCCTCAACCAGGATGCCGGCCATGAGGTCAGAAGCGCCATCCGCGTGCTGAAAGCCAAGGCCGACGGCCTGGAGGTGATCGCCGCCCAGGAGCGCATTCGTATCGACATCTTCATCAAGGACAATCTGCCGTGA
- the xylB gene encoding xylulokinase, which yields MYLGLDLGTSGLKAMLIDENQKVIASADAPLTVQRLHHGWSEQNPADWIAACKIAVGRLAERHPAELSAVKGIGLSGHMHGATLVDAAGEVLRPCILWNDTRSYVEAAQLDDDPRFRAVTGNIVFPGFTAPKLVWVRKNEPEIFAKVAKVLLPKDYLRFWLTGEYISEMSDSAGTAWLDTARRDWSDELLAATDLRREQMPSLVEGSEAGGALKQALASEWGMTGPVVVAGGAGDNAASACGMGTVADGAAFVSLGTSGVLFAANDRYRPKPESAVHAFCHALPGTWHQMGVILSATDALNWYAKVTDKSPAQLSTEVGDTLQAPGDVTFLPYLSGERTPHNDAAIRGAFIGLAHESDRSAMTRAVMEGVAFALRDNLEALRSAGTELSRITAIGGGSRSRYWLKAVATALNLPIDIPADGDFGAAFGAARLGLLAATGADPLAVCTPPETAETVDPETAHTAAFEEAYQRFRALYPAIKTLSGE from the coding sequence ATGTATCTCGGGCTTGACCTCGGCACCTCCGGCCTCAAGGCCATGCTGATCGACGAGAACCAGAAGGTAATCGCCAGCGCCGACGCGCCGCTCACCGTCCAGCGCCTGCATCACGGCTGGTCGGAGCAGAACCCGGCTGACTGGATCGCCGCCTGCAAGATTGCCGTCGGCCGCCTCGCAGAACGCCATCCGGCCGAGCTTTCCGCCGTCAAGGGCATAGGCCTTTCCGGCCATATGCACGGCGCAACGCTGGTCGATGCGGCCGGCGAGGTGTTGCGGCCCTGCATCCTGTGGAACGACACCCGCTCCTATGTGGAGGCCGCGCAGCTCGACGACGACCCGCGTTTCCGCGCGGTCACGGGCAATATCGTCTTCCCCGGCTTCACCGCGCCGAAGCTTGTCTGGGTCAGGAAGAACGAGCCGGAGATTTTCGCGAAAGTCGCGAAGGTGCTTCTGCCGAAGGATTATCTCCGCTTCTGGCTGACCGGCGAATATATCTCCGAAATGTCGGATTCGGCCGGCACCGCCTGGCTCGACACGGCCAGGCGCGACTGGTCGGACGAACTGCTGGCGGCAACCGACCTTCGCCGTGAACAGATGCCATCCCTTGTCGAAGGATCGGAAGCGGGCGGCGCACTGAAACAGGCGCTGGCGTCGGAATGGGGCATGACCGGCCCGGTCGTCGTGGCCGGCGGCGCCGGCGACAATGCGGCCTCTGCCTGCGGCATGGGCACGGTTGCAGACGGCGCGGCTTTCGTCTCGCTCGGCACGTCCGGCGTGCTGTTCGCCGCCAACGATCGCTACAGGCCGAAACCTGAAAGCGCCGTCCATGCCTTCTGCCACGCCCTTCCCGGCACCTGGCACCAGATGGGCGTGATCCTGTCGGCCACCGACGCCCTCAACTGGTACGCCAAGGTGACCGACAAGAGCCCGGCCCAGCTTTCGACCGAGGTTGGCGACACGCTTCAGGCGCCGGGCGATGTGACCTTCCTGCCCTATCTTTCCGGCGAGCGCACGCCGCACAACGACGCCGCCATTCGCGGCGCCTTCATCGGCCTTGCGCATGAAAGCGACCGCTCGGCGATGACCCGCGCGGTGATGGAAGGCGTCGCGTTTGCGCTGCGGGACAATCTCGAGGCTTTGCGGTCCGCCGGCACCGAGCTTTCCCGCATCACCGCCATCGGCGGCGGATCGCGTTCGCGCTACTGGCTGAAAGCGGTGGCAACCGCCCTCAACCTGCCGATCGACATTCCCGCCGACGGCGATTTCGGCGCGGCCTTCGGCGCTGCCCGTCTCGGCCTCCTGGCTGCGACCGGCGCCGATCCGCTCGCCGTCTGCACCCCGCCGGAGACGGCGGAGACCGTTGACCCGGAGACGGCCCATACGGCTGCCTTCGAGGAGGCCTATCAGCGTTTCCGGGCGCTGTATCCGGCCATCAAGACCCTTTCCGGAGAATGA
- the xylA gene encoding xylose isomerase — protein MSTGFFGDIAKIQYEGPESENPFAFKHYNPDEIVMGKPLKDHLRFAIAYWHSLAWEGGDPFGGRTFDRPWYDGAMDKAKLKADVGFELFSLLGAPFYCFHDVDVRPEGANFAENTKNLNEIVDYLGEKQEETGVKLLWGTANLFTHRRFMSGAATNPDPDVFAFSAATIKTCMDATKKLGGQNYVLWGGREGYETLLNTDMGRELNQMARMLHMVVEYKHKIGFEGQILVEPKPQEPTKHQYDYDVATVYGFLQKHGLEKEVKVNIEQGHAILAGHTFEHELALARTLGVLGSIDMNRNDYQSGWDTDQFPNNVPEMALAYYQVLLAGGFTTGGTNFDAKLRRQSIDPADLLYGHIGGMDACARGLKAAAKMVEDGALSNPLDERYAGWEGETAKKMLAGEMTLEDIAEMVEKDGINPQPKSGRQEYLENIVNKYV, from the coding sequence ATGAGCACCGGCTTTTTCGGCGACATCGCCAAGATCCAGTATGAAGGCCCCGAGAGCGAAAACCCCTTTGCCTTCAAGCATTACAATCCCGACGAAATCGTCATGGGCAAGCCGCTGAAGGACCATCTGCGCTTTGCCATCGCCTATTGGCATTCACTGGCCTGGGAAGGCGGCGACCCCTTCGGCGGCCGCACCTTCGACCGTCCGTGGTATGACGGCGCGATGGACAAGGCGAAACTGAAGGCCGATGTCGGCTTCGAACTGTTTTCCCTGCTCGGCGCGCCCTTCTACTGCTTCCACGACGTCGATGTCCGCCCGGAAGGCGCGAACTTCGCCGAAAACACGAAGAACCTGAACGAGATCGTCGATTATCTCGGCGAAAAGCAAGAGGAAACAGGCGTCAAGCTTCTCTGGGGCACGGCCAACCTCTTCACCCACCGCCGCTTCATGTCGGGCGCCGCGACCAACCCGGATCCGGACGTCTTCGCCTTCTCCGCAGCAACCATCAAGACCTGCATGGACGCCACCAAGAAGCTCGGCGGCCAGAACTATGTCCTTTGGGGCGGCCGCGAAGGCTACGAGACGCTGCTCAACACCGACATGGGCCGCGAACTCAACCAGATGGCGCGAATGCTGCACATGGTTGTAGAGTACAAGCACAAGATCGGCTTCGAGGGCCAGATCCTTGTGGAACCGAAGCCGCAGGAACCGACCAAGCACCAGTACGACTATGACGTTGCCACCGTCTACGGCTTCCTCCAGAAGCACGGCCTGGAAAAGGAAGTGAAGGTCAATATCGAGCAGGGCCACGCGATCCTCGCCGGTCACACCTTCGAACATGAACTGGCGCTTGCCCGCACGCTCGGCGTTCTCGGCTCCATCGACATGAACCGCAACGACTACCAGTCCGGCTGGGATACCGACCAGTTCCCGAACAATGTTCCGGAAATGGCGCTGGCCTATTACCAGGTTCTTCTCGCAGGCGGCTTCACCACCGGCGGCACCAATTTCGACGCGAAGCTGCGCCGCCAGTCGATTGACCCGGCAGACCTGCTTTACGGCCATATCGGCGGCATGGATGCCTGCGCCCGCGGCCTGAAGGCAGCAGCGAAGATGGTTGAAGACGGCGCCCTTTCGAACCCGCTCGACGAGCGCTATGCCGGCTGGGAAGGCGAAACGGCGAAGAAGATGCTTGCCGGCGAAATGACGCTGGAAGACATTGCCGAAATGGTCGAAAAGGACGGCATCAACCCTCAGCCGAAATCCGGCCGCCAGGAATATCTGGAAAACATCGTCAACAAATACGTCTGA
- a CDS encoding SDR family NAD(P)-dependent oxidoreductase — translation MADLQGTLSVVTGGGRGIGREIALHQARAGATVAVLARTAAQIEETAALIAREGGQAKAYAVDLVDRTAVEATLSTIASELGPVDCLINNHGSFRAFGPIWECDPDDWWGDVEINLRGCFHTCRAIAPAMLERGTGRIVNLVGGGTGTSFPHGSGYASSKAGIMRFTECLNDTTSSGGVLAFAVDPGLVRTTMTEMQLNTEAGRTFLPGIQQLFDDGVNVPPSRAATLIADISRGRFDRLAGRMLSGPDDRDALERAMNDIVEKDGRALRMTGLS, via the coding sequence ATGGCCGATCTTCAGGGAACACTGTCCGTGGTTACCGGCGGCGGTCGCGGCATCGGGCGCGAAATTGCCTTGCACCAGGCCCGCGCCGGCGCAACGGTCGCCGTCCTTGCGCGCACCGCTGCTCAGATCGAGGAGACCGCGGCGCTGATCGCGCGCGAAGGCGGCCAGGCGAAAGCCTATGCAGTCGATCTCGTTGATCGGACCGCTGTCGAGGCGACACTTTCAACCATCGCCTCGGAACTCGGCCCGGTCGACTGCCTGATCAACAATCACGGCTCGTTTCGCGCCTTCGGTCCGATCTGGGAATGCGACCCCGACGACTGGTGGGGCGACGTGGAGATCAATCTGCGCGGATGTTTTCATACCTGCCGGGCGATCGCCCCGGCGATGCTGGAACGGGGCACCGGTCGCATCGTCAATCTTGTCGGCGGCGGTACGGGCACCAGCTTTCCCCATGGCTCCGGCTATGCGTCGAGCAAAGCCGGCATCATGCGATTTACCGAATGCCTGAACGACACGACGTCCTCCGGCGGTGTGCTCGCCTTCGCAGTCGACCCGGGTCTGGTGCGCACGACGATGACGGAAATGCAGCTCAATACCGAGGCCGGCCGCACCTTTCTGCCGGGTATCCAGCAGCTTTTCGACGATGGCGTCAATGTCCCGCCGTCCCGGGCCGCGACCCTGATTGCCGACATTTCCCGCGGCCGTTTCGATCGCCTCGCCGGCCGCATGCTCAGCGGACCGGACGATCGTGACGCACTGGAGCGCGCGATGAATGACATCGTTGAAAAAGACGGCCGGGCGCTTCGGATGACGGGACTTTCCTGA
- a CDS encoding hybrid-cluster NAD(P)-dependent oxidoreductase, translating into MLKPFKHIDEMVPWNGREHMLECVAWTPEAPDVMTFTFRAEEENIWFRYLPGQYITLELPVGPEPVMRTYTISSSPTRPFTIAVTVKAQKDSVGTRWMFDNLHPGMKLKAIGPLGDFSYVEHPAEKYLFISAGSGITPMMSMTRDLGDRDPDTDIAFIHCARSPNDIIFRWELEYKARYMPFFNLGFIVTELERTQLWSGLRGFIDRAKIALLVPDFLERTVFCCGPDPFMATVRESLESSSFDMENNYFQETFKPEVPRPAVFIGESGDEDKLFTVAFAESGVTAEVQPGFTILQTARNAGVRIPAACESGICGTCRTLCKSGKVDMQHNGGILDDEIEEGYILACCSRPLSDVEVEA; encoded by the coding sequence ATGCTCAAGCCGTTCAAACATATCGACGAGATGGTGCCGTGGAATGGCCGCGAGCACATGCTGGAATGCGTCGCCTGGACCCCGGAAGCACCGGACGTGATGACCTTCACCTTCAGGGCGGAGGAGGAGAATATCTGGTTCCGCTACCTGCCGGGGCAATACATCACGCTGGAACTGCCGGTCGGTCCCGAGCCGGTCATGCGCACCTATACGATTTCCTCCAGCCCGACGCGGCCGTTCACCATCGCCGTGACGGTGAAGGCGCAGAAGGACAGTGTCGGCACGCGCTGGATGTTCGACAATCTCCATCCGGGCATGAAGCTGAAGGCGATCGGGCCGCTCGGCGATTTTTCCTATGTCGAGCATCCGGCGGAGAAATATCTGTTCATCTCGGCCGGCTCCGGCATCACGCCGATGATGTCGATGACCCGCGATCTCGGCGATCGCGATCCCGACACCGACATCGCCTTCATCCATTGCGCCCGTTCGCCGAACGACATCATCTTCCGCTGGGAGCTGGAGTACAAGGCGCGCTACATGCCGTTCTTCAATCTCGGCTTCATCGTCACCGAGCTTGAACGCACTCAGCTCTGGTCGGGGCTCCGAGGCTTCATCGACCGCGCCAAGATCGCGCTTCTGGTACCGGATTTTCTCGAGCGGACGGTGTTCTGCTGCGGGCCGGATCCGTTCATGGCAACGGTGAGGGAATCGCTTGAAAGTTCCAGTTTCGACATGGAAAACAACTATTTCCAGGAAACTTTCAAGCCGGAAGTGCCGCGGCCGGCCGTCTTCATCGGCGAAAGCGGCGACGAGGATAAGCTGTTCACCGTCGCGTTTGCCGAATCAGGCGTCACGGCGGAAGTCCAGCCCGGTTTCACCATCCTGCAGACCGCCCGCAATGCCGGCGTACGCATTCCCGCCGCCTGCGAAAGCGGCATCTGCGGCACCTGCCGCACCCTGTGCAAGTCCGGCAAGGTCGACATGCAGCACAATGGCGGCATCCTCGATGACGAGATCGAGGAAGGCTATATCCTCGCCTGCTGCTCGCGCCCGCTGTCGGATGTCGAGGTGGAGGCGTAA
- a CDS encoding aromatic ring-hydroxylating dioxygenase subunit alpha: MTTRQKMLDELRNRQDGFTLARSFYTDPDYFRVDMENFYYRDWLFVAHDCELARPGNYLTVQIGDYSVILTRGRDKVIRALHNSCRHRGSRVCSAEKGTTAKLVCPYHQWTYDLDGTLQYVRHMGEDFDKAQFGLKPVHCESIEGYIFICLADVAPDITPLRAAISPYIAPHNIRDAKVAFKSSIVEKGNWKLVWENNRECYHCAANHPELCRTYPEAASVTGVQGMMEDPEIQAHWAHCEAAGLEAKFLINPDGQFRIARMPLIAGAESYTMSGKRAVRKPMGEKTAAAGIGALVLFHYPTTWNHFLGDHAISFRVLPLGPEETEVTTTWLVPKDAVEGIDYDLDELTHVWTFTNDQDRQIVEENARGIRSPAYEPGPYSPEDEGGVMQFVEWYATHSIERLSDENAPLSIVA, from the coding sequence ATGACCACACGCCAGAAAATGCTCGACGAACTGAGAAACCGTCAGGACGGTTTCACTCTGGCCCGATCCTTCTATACCGATCCCGACTATTTCCGGGTCGATATGGAGAACTTCTATTATCGAGACTGGCTGTTCGTCGCCCATGACTGTGAACTGGCGCGACCGGGCAATTATCTGACGGTCCAGATCGGCGACTACTCGGTGATCCTGACGCGCGGACGCGACAAGGTCATCCGGGCGCTGCACAATTCCTGCCGCCATCGCGGCTCGCGCGTCTGCTCCGCCGAGAAGGGCACCACGGCCAAGCTCGTCTGCCCCTACCACCAGTGGACCTATGATCTCGACGGGACGCTGCAATATGTGCGCCACATGGGCGAGGATTTCGACAAGGCGCAGTTCGGCCTGAAGCCTGTGCATTGCGAGAGCATCGAGGGCTATATCTTCATCTGTCTCGCCGATGTTGCGCCCGACATCACGCCGCTGCGCGCGGCCATTTCGCCCTATATCGCGCCGCATAACATTCGCGACGCCAAGGTCGCTTTCAAGTCCTCGATCGTGGAAAAGGGCAACTGGAAGCTCGTCTGGGAAAACAACCGCGAATGCTATCACTGCGCCGCCAATCATCCCGAACTCTGCCGCACCTATCCCGAAGCCGCCTCGGTGACCGGGGTGCAGGGGATGATGGAGGACCCGGAAATCCAGGCGCACTGGGCCCATTGCGAGGCGGCGGGTCTTGAAGCGAAATTCCTCATCAATCCGGACGGCCAGTTCCGCATCGCCCGCATGCCGCTGATCGCGGGAGCGGAAAGCTACACCATGTCGGGCAAGCGCGCCGTGCGCAAGCCGATGGGCGAGAAGACGGCGGCAGCCGGCATCGGCGCGCTTGTTCTGTTTCACTACCCGACCACATGGAACCATTTTCTCGGAGACCACGCGATCTCCTTCCGCGTCCTGCCGCTCGGGCCGGAGGAAACGGAAGTCACCACCACATGGCTGGTGCCGAAGGATGCGGTGGAGGGCATCGATTACGATCTCGACGAGCTCACCCATGTGTGGACCTTCACCAATGACCAGGATCGCCAGATCGTCGAGGAGAACGCCCGCGGCATCCGTTCGCCGGCCTATGAGCCAGGCCCCTATTCGCCCGAGGACGAGGGCGGCGTGATGCAGTTTGTCGAATGGTACGCCACCCATTCTATCGAGCGGCTCTCCGACGAAAACGCGCCTCTGTCCATCGTCGCCTGA
- a CDS encoding RidA family protein, with the protein MTIRRIASGGIYEKKIGYCRAVVAGGFAHVSGTTAQGSDVPEDVVGQCRSALDAIERALGEAGCGFGDVVRVVYYLPEATDFPACWPLLSETFGDHPPAATMLECGLIDPKYRIEIEVTALLPG; encoded by the coding sequence ATGACGATAAGACGGATTGCCTCAGGCGGCATTTATGAAAAGAAGATCGGTTATTGCCGGGCGGTGGTGGCCGGCGGCTTTGCCCATGTCTCAGGCACGACAGCGCAGGGCAGCGATGTTCCTGAAGATGTCGTCGGCCAGTGCCGTTCCGCGCTCGATGCGATAGAAAGGGCGCTTGGCGAGGCTGGTTGCGGTTTTGGAGATGTCGTGCGGGTGGTCTATTACCTGCCGGAGGCCACTGATTTTCCGGCCTGCTGGCCGCTTCTTTCCGAGACCTTTGGCGATCATCCGCCGGCGGCGACCATGCTGGAATGCGGCCTGATCGACCCGAAATACCGGATCGAGATCGAGGTAACGGCCCTGCTGCCGGGCTGA
- a CDS encoding L-threonylcarbamoyladenylate synthase, with amino-acid sequence MARIIDIAVEEGIALAEGSALLLAGELVAMPTETVYGLAADATNAQAIAKIYAAKGRPAFNPLICHMSGLEMAEDHAVFSPLARTLAQAFWPGPLTLVLPLKQGAAIAPAATANLPTVGVRVPQGFAGRLIAATGRPLAAPSANTSGRISPTTAAHVEADLGDRLRLILDAGPAQVGVESTILKVEGDDITLLRPGGISAAEIEALTGRNVTRPQHKTAIIAPGMMVSHYAPKAAVRLDATRVGAGETLVLFGPCEVENASAARAVFQLSETADLAEAASRLYDTMIEADRSGATAIAFAPIPKDGIGEAINDRLARAAAPRKDD; translated from the coding sequence ATGGCGCGCATCATCGACATCGCGGTTGAGGAAGGCATTGCGCTGGCCGAAGGCAGCGCTCTTTTGCTGGCTGGCGAGTTGGTCGCCATGCCGACGGAAACCGTCTATGGCCTTGCCGCCGATGCGACGAACGCTCAGGCAATCGCGAAAATCTATGCCGCCAAGGGCCGGCCTGCCTTCAACCCGCTGATCTGCCACATGTCCGGGCTTGAGATGGCCGAGGACCACGCCGTCTTCTCTCCGCTGGCGCGCACGCTTGCGCAAGCCTTCTGGCCCGGCCCGCTGACCCTTGTTCTGCCTCTGAAACAGGGCGCGGCGATTGCGCCTGCGGCAACGGCGAACCTGCCGACCGTCGGCGTGCGCGTGCCGCAGGGCTTTGCCGGACGACTGATCGCCGCAACCGGTCGCCCGCTGGCCGCACCCAGCGCCAACACCTCCGGCAGGATCAGCCCGACCACGGCCGCCCATGTGGAAGCGGATCTCGGCGACAGACTGCGACTCATCCTTGACGCGGGACCGGCGCAGGTCGGCGTCGAATCGACGATCCTGAAGGTCGAGGGCGATGACATCACGCTTTTGCGGCCGGGCGGCATTTCCGCAGCCGAGATCGAGGCGCTGACCGGTCGCAATGTGACAAGACCGCAGCACAAAACCGCAATCATTGCCCCCGGCATGATGGTCTCGCATTATGCGCCGAAAGCCGCCGTTCGCCTCGATGCGACGCGCGTCGGGGCGGGCGAGACGCTGGTGCTGTTCGGGCCTTGCGAGGTCGAGAATGCTTCGGCCGCGCGCGCCGTCTTCCAGCTGAGCGAGACCGCCGACCTTGCGGAAGCGGCGAGCCGGCTTTACGACACGATGATCGAGGCAGACCGGAGCGGCGCGACCGCCATTGCCTTCGCCCCGATCCCGAAAGACGGGATCGGCGAGGCGATCAATGACAGGCTTGCCCGCGCCGCCGCACCCCGGAAGGATGACTGA